A genomic window from Streptomyces brevispora includes:
- a CDS encoding fumarylacetoacetate hydrolase family protein, whose protein sequence is MIDISAAYAKYLAEASDAPRPQARAAAEVPSELGAFIEEGDGALAGARAALDHLRDNTADQRGVDGEQIVFPLEDVQLHAPVTDRARIFCALANFAAHMQSAAENTQDPEREATIQRLVAGGPKYFLKDSRAVSAHGEQVRYPARTERLDYEAEIAAVVGRRGRDIDADDFEPYIWGYTLFNDWSVRDNVSFGPDFAYSKNFDTSATVGPWIVVDEGLEPQDIPVECRVNGEVRQSGNTGSMIHTFAALGEYLSRDTTLWPGDLIASGTPKGTAVDSTKEQADGSHPDALFIKPGDVVEVSSSAIGVIRNEVVKPDN, encoded by the coding sequence GTGATCGACATCAGTGCCGCGTACGCCAAGTACCTGGCCGAGGCCTCCGACGCACCCCGGCCGCAGGCCAGGGCCGCGGCCGAGGTGCCGTCCGAGCTGGGTGCGTTCATCGAGGAAGGCGACGGGGCCCTCGCGGGAGCCCGGGCCGCGCTCGACCACCTCCGTGACAACACCGCGGACCAGCGTGGCGTGGACGGCGAGCAGATCGTCTTCCCCCTGGAGGACGTGCAGCTGCATGCCCCCGTCACCGACCGCGCGCGTATCTTCTGCGCGCTGGCGAACTTCGCCGCCCACATGCAGAGCGCGGCCGAGAACACCCAGGACCCCGAACGCGAAGCCACGATCCAGCGCCTCGTTGCCGGCGGGCCGAAGTACTTCCTCAAGGACTCGCGCGCCGTCTCCGCGCACGGCGAGCAGGTGCGCTACCCGGCTCGCACCGAACGCCTCGACTACGAGGCCGAGATCGCCGCCGTCGTCGGCAGGCGCGGCCGTGACATCGACGCCGACGATTTCGAGCCGTACATCTGGGGCTACACCCTCTTCAACGACTGGTCGGTGCGCGACAACGTCTCCTTCGGGCCGGACTTCGCCTACTCCAAGAACTTCGACACCTCCGCGACCGTCGGTCCGTGGATCGTCGTGGACGAGGGCCTGGAACCGCAGGACATCCCGGTGGAGTGCCGCGTCAACGGAGAGGTGCGCCAGAGCGGCAACACCGGCTCGATGATCCACACCTTCGCGGCCCTCGGGGAGTACCTCTCCCGCGACACCACCCTGTGGCCCGGTGACCTGATCGCCAGCGGCACGCCCAAGGGCACCGCGGTCGACTCCACGAAGGAGCAGGCCGACGGCTCGCACCCCGACGCGCTGTTCATCAAGCCGGGTGACGTCGTCGAGGTCTCATCCAGCGCGATCGGTGTGATCCGCAACGAAGTCGTCAAGCCGGACAACTGA
- a CDS encoding VOC family protein: MTMKKFNVGGILYDRPFKIRRLNHFGISVQDTGAALTFYRDLLGFKVSDVVDLQEADPGPWLDGLPDTRLYFLRHNSDHHTFVLMPRPWVDKNDDPDRDDITINQITWQVGTLREVVEARLWLEEQGTKIDRYGRDPGSNWHTYFPDPTGHTNELEYGIEQVGWDGLSKPAALWPWVQEHPELPTKAEADELAEAVAQGIDLNSGHRWIDDAEKTYDLGGVRMARPFAPVRLGPVSLFVEDVAIAEAFYTGTLGLVKSEETVVAGHRAVFLRANTEHHSIGLFPLELRETLGLGDHSTLLSFGIQLGSYEQLRAAKTYLEGRGVTLIDLPQEIHPGIDYVVHAVDPEGHVMQLYYYMEQVGWDGSVRPAAERRRVEPGVWPEPLEPLPDTYHGETFWGPIG; the protein is encoded by the coding sequence ATGACCATGAAGAAATTCAATGTCGGCGGCATCCTCTACGACCGCCCGTTCAAGATCCGGCGGCTCAACCACTTCGGCATCAGCGTCCAGGACACCGGCGCCGCCCTGACCTTCTACCGTGATCTGCTCGGCTTCAAGGTTTCGGACGTCGTCGACCTCCAGGAGGCCGATCCCGGACCGTGGCTCGACGGTCTTCCCGACACACGGCTGTATTTCCTGCGGCACAACAGCGACCACCACACCTTCGTCCTGATGCCCAGACCCTGGGTCGACAAGAACGACGACCCGGACCGTGACGACATCACGATCAATCAGATCACCTGGCAGGTCGGCACGTTGCGCGAGGTCGTCGAGGCGCGTCTGTGGCTCGAGGAGCAGGGCACGAAGATCGACCGCTACGGCCGCGACCCGGGATCGAACTGGCACACCTACTTCCCGGACCCGACCGGCCACACCAACGAGCTGGAGTACGGGATCGAGCAGGTCGGCTGGGACGGCCTGAGCAAGCCGGCCGCGCTGTGGCCCTGGGTCCAGGAGCACCCGGAGCTCCCGACCAAGGCGGAGGCCGACGAGCTTGCCGAGGCGGTCGCACAGGGCATCGACCTGAACTCCGGCCATCGCTGGATCGACGACGCGGAGAAGACGTACGACCTGGGCGGCGTGCGCATGGCCCGGCCGTTCGCGCCGGTGCGCCTGGGCCCCGTCAGCCTCTTCGTCGAGGACGTGGCGATCGCGGAGGCCTTCTACACCGGGACGCTCGGCCTGGTGAAGAGCGAGGAGACCGTGGTCGCGGGACATCGGGCGGTGTTCCTGCGGGCCAACACCGAACACCACAGCATCGGCCTCTTCCCGCTGGAGCTGCGCGAGACGCTCGGTCTCGGCGACCACAGCACGCTCCTCTCCTTCGGCATCCAGCTGGGCTCCTACGAACAGCTGCGCGCGGCGAAGACCTACCTGGAGGGGCGCGGCGTCACGCTCATCGACCTGCCCCAGGAGATCCACCCGGGCATCGACTACGTCGTGCATGCAGTGGACCCCGAGGGCCATGTGATGCAGCTGTACTACTACATGGAACAGGTCGGCTGGGACGGCTCCGTCCGGCCCGCAGCCGAGCGGCGCCGCGTCGAGCCGGGCGTGTGGCCCGAGCCGCTCGAGCCGCTCCCCGACACCTACCACGGAGAGACGTTCTGGGGGCCGATCGGCTGA
- a CDS encoding lactate/malate family dehydrogenase, whose translation MTSIGLIGAGAVGQAVGTLLTASHWCSTVMVASGTGRTASGLVTDLDDMRQVTGSLVRVRHATLTEMTACDAVVVCPRAMFTNTARTDIRMAGLAANAPLITRLARKFTGYRGMVIMVTNPVDVMSRLFATVSGCDTVLGVGSNTDSARYRLTLARHLGTPASSVQGHVIGEHGEHAVICASSTTVNGQSVQVPIEEVRAELSQRPARISTGIGRTRSGPAGATMSALTHVLGITDGVSELSAPWRGVWLGIPLHFTAGHPTVSMPSLNPSEAARLQAAETKVRTAFDHITQETRIR comes from the coding sequence ATGACGAGTATCGGGCTGATCGGGGCCGGTGCAGTCGGCCAGGCCGTGGGAACCCTCCTCACCGCCTCACACTGGTGCAGCACGGTCATGGTCGCGTCCGGGACCGGCCGCACGGCGAGCGGGCTCGTCACCGATCTGGATGACATGCGCCAGGTCACCGGATCACTCGTGCGGGTTCGGCACGCCACCCTCACGGAGATGACCGCCTGCGACGCCGTAGTCGTCTGTCCCCGGGCCATGTTCACGAATACCGCCCGCACCGACATACGAATGGCCGGGCTCGCGGCAAACGCGCCCCTGATCACCCGCCTGGCGCGGAAGTTCACCGGATACCGAGGGATGGTGATCATGGTGACGAACCCCGTCGACGTGATGTCCCGCCTCTTCGCCACAGTCTCCGGCTGCGACACCGTGCTGGGCGTCGGCTCGAACACCGACTCCGCCCGATACCGCCTCACCCTGGCCCGCCACCTCGGAACCCCGGCATCGTCGGTCCAGGGCCACGTCATTGGCGAACACGGCGAACACGCCGTGATCTGCGCCTCGTCCACCACCGTGAACGGCCAGAGCGTGCAGGTACCCATCGAGGAGGTCCGGGCCGAACTCTCCCAGCGTCCGGCCCGGATCAGCACCGGCATTGGACGCACCCGCTCCGGCCCCGCCGGGGCCACCATGTCCGCGCTCACCCACGTACTCGGCATCACCGACGGCGTGAGCGAGCTGTCCGCCCCATGGCGCGGGGTGTGGCTCGGAATCCCGTTGCACTTCACCGCCGGTCACCCGACCGTGTCCATGCCCTCCCTGAACCCCTCCGAGGCAGCCCGGCTGCAGGCCGCCGAAACCAAAGTCCGAACCGCGTTCGACCACATCACCCAGGAGACCCGAATCCGATGA